ctatagttggggaggggggtgtccccatggctggggggggggcatcccCATcatggagccgggggggggtcccccttCCTGGGAGCCATCCCCAGCCCTGGAGCGTGTCACCCTGGAGCACCCAtggagagggtccatccctgcAGATCCTCCCCGATCCCCCCCAGTTTTTGGGAAgggatcggggcggggggggtcctcccccatttccccccccccccccaaatttcaGGGCTGCATCCGGAGGGCCCCGTCCAGCCTCACCACCTCCCCGTTGACCATGGGGTTCTCCGCCAGGGCCTGGACCAGGTGGGCGTATTCCCCCGGGTGCCCCAAACGGGAGGGAAAAGGCACTTGTTGCCCCAAAAAATTCCGCACTTTTTCCGGCAAACCCGCCAGCAGGGGGGTGGAGAACAAACCTGAGGAAACCCCGAAAGGAAAAGGAGGTGAGTTAttccggggggggggtggtcctcACCCTGGTTtgatgtcccccccccccttccaaaaTCCTTACCCGGAGCGATGGTGACCACCCGGATCCCCAGCGGCGCCAGGTCGCGGGCGATGGGGAGGGTCATGGCCACGATGCCACCTTTGGAAGCCGCGTAGGCGGCTTGGCCCACCTTGAGGAAGACACGGGTCAATATttcggtggggggggggtgtccgtcccctcgtcgtcccccccccctcctatCCCAACCCCGAGGTGTCGTCCCCCGTCCTCACCTGGCCCTCGTAGGCGGCCACGCTGGCCGTGTTGACCACCAGGCCGCGGTGGCCGTCGGGGTCGGGCTTGTTGTGGCCCATCAGGCGGGCGCTCAGGCGGATGACGTTGAAGGTCCCCACCAGGTtgacctggggggggggcgggggggaggggagggtgggtcatggggacacacacccccccccccaaggtggccgtggcggggctggggacacccttgGCGCCCCCCCAAGGTCGCCCTTTTGGTCGGGGATACGCCGTGAACCCCAACCCCAAGGTCACCACCAACCCCAAGGTCATCGCCAACCTCAAGGTCACCCCGTCAGCCTGGGACACCCCACAACCACCTTCCCGACCCGGGAGACCCCACAACAACCCCTTTGATCATGGACACCCCACAACCACCCCGCTGACAACCCCGCAACCACCTTGTTGAGCGTGGACACCCCACAACCACCTCCTGGACCTGGGacgccccacaaccaccccattGACTAGGTAGACCCCACAACCATCCTGttggctggggacaccccacaACCAACCCCTGGACCTGGGacaccccacaaccaccccactAACCACAGATACCCCACAACCACCTTGTTGACCATGGACACCCCACAACCACCTCCTGGACCTGGGACGCCCCCACAACCACCTTGTTGACTGTGGACACCCCACAACCACCTCCTGGACCTGGGACGCCCCACAACCACCTCGTTGCCTGTGGacaccccacaaccaccccatTGACCAGGTAGACCCCACAACCAACCCCTAGACCTGGGACACCCCACAACCACCTTGTTGACCATGAACACCCCACAACCACCTCCTGGACCTGGGacgccccacaaccaccccactGACCATGGACACCCCACAACCAACCCCTGGACCTGGGacaccccacaaccaccccactAACCACAGATACCCCACAACCACCTTGTTGACCATGGACACCCCACAACCACCTCCTGGACCTAGAACacccccacaaccaccccactGACCACAGACACCCCACAACCACCTTGTTGACCAAGGGCACCCCACACCCACCCCACTGACCATGGTCACCCCACAACCACTCCTTTGACGATGGacaccccacacccacccccctgGACCTGGGacaccccacacccaccccaCTCACCACGGTCACCCCACAACCACCCTCCTGACCATGGACACCCCACAACCGCCCTGCCGACCTGGGtggccccacccccaccccctggcCCTGGGACACCCCACGCCCGCCCCACGGCGGCCCCCACTCACGTTGATGACCCTCTGGAAGTCCTCCAGCTGGTGCACCTTGTCCTTCTTGCTGTTGTAGGTCTTGACGGCGATGCCCACCCCGGCGCAGTTGACCGTCAGGTCCAACCGCCCAAACTCCTTCTGGGCCAAGCTCAGGGCGGCCCCCACCTCCTCGGCCGATGTCACCTGCGGGGGACCCCATCCAGGTGGCCCGTCACCACCCTTTCGTCGAACcaaaccacccccctcccccctccccaatgccacccatgggtgctcacgTCGGCGGGGGCGAAGGCGCAGCGGTCCCCCAGCTCCTTGGCCAGCTGGCCCCCAGGGGAGGTGGGCAGGTCCAGGAGGACCACCCGAGCTCCTTGGTCCACCAGTCGCTCCACCGTGGCTCGTCCCAGTCCCGAGGCGCCACCGGTCACCAGCGCCACCAGCCCCTAGGACACAAGAAAAGGCGGGGGGAGgtcagagggaaggaggggaccccccctcccccgttcCAAGGGGTCCGTGGGGGTCTCCTGGGGGTCTCCAAGGGTTCTCCGGGGGTTCCCGGTACCTTCACGCTGCGAATGGCCGCCAtctccctgccgctgcccggccaatgggaggagggggcggcagcggggagggaggggcgAGGGGAGGAGCGAAGGGGGAGGGACGGGAAGGGgaggcccggggtggggggaggatcccacgggggtggcgggggggggatccCCTGGGGGTGGGAACAGGGAGCTCCGggagttggggggtgggggacaggaatccccaggggaaaaaagattgggacacccacccccaccccccccccttcgcGGACAGGATcgtcctcccccccaccccccagggggGAATGAGAGGAGGACTCACAAGGGGACAGGATCGGGCCCCCCAAGGGGAGGggatcgccccccccccccaggggaaaGGAGCAGGTCCCCAGCGGGGACAGCATTGCGACGCCCCCGGGGTCAGGATTGAGCCCCCCAAAGGGACAGGAtcgggtccccggggggggacagCATTGCGACACCCATAGGGACAGGATCAGGCCCCAAGGGGACAGGATTGAGCCCCCCCAAGGACAGGATCGGGCCCCAAGGGGACAGGATTGAGCCCCCCCAAGGGGACAGGATCAGGCCCTCAAGGGGACAATACTGGGATCCCCCCCCAGAAGATGGGACAAGGACCCCCAAGGGGACAGGACCAAGACCCCCCAGGGGGACAGGACTGGGACCCTCATGGGGACAGGATCAACCCCCCCCCCTTCAAGGGGACAAGATCGAGACCCCCAAGGGGACAGAATCGGGTCCCCCACGAGGACAGGATCGGGCCCCCAAAGGGGACAGGATCACGACCCCCGAGGGGACAGAATCAGGACCCCCAGGGGGACAGAACTGGGACCCCCAAAGTGACAGGATTAAGCCCCCCCCAAAGGGACAAgattgggaccccccccccgggggatgGGACAAGGACCCCCAAGGGGACAGGATCAGGCCCCCCCAAAGGGGATAAGATCGAGGCCCCCCCCCAAGGGGACAGAGCAGGACCCCCAAGGGGACAGGACCAGGGATcagacccccccctcccccccgccgtgGGGACAGAATCGGGACCCCCAAGGTGACAAGACTGAAACCCTCATGGGGACAGGAtcgggacccccccctcccctgccaccaCGGGGACAGAATCGGGCCCCCAGTGTCgtgtctgtccccccccctccacgtcCCGTCCTCCCTCCCAACCCGGCCACCGGCCAGGGTATAACGTTACCTCTGACCTTCCCGGGGGGCGCCCATGGCACCcgctgctcccccccacccccgccccccaaaatggaagaaaaagcccCCAAAATCCCAGGTACAgcgttggggggcggggggggcgggggggggggaaagacagaGTGTGTGGCCTTGGGGACAACGACCCgggcagagggcaggaggtgACATGGCGGCGGCATCGGGGCAGCTGACGCAGACCCCCCTGCAAAAAGTGTGGGTCCCCCTTCGCTCCCACCGCTTGAGACGGGGGTGtaagtggcggggggggggtgggggggggagccgctttattttttttttgggggggtgggtttctTGGAGGGTGcgttgggagggaggggaggattGGCCCCAgattggggtgcaggagggattTTTAAGGTGCAAAAAGCACCttttggggggagtggggaagTGGCAGGGGGGGGCTAAAATATGATGTAGCCCCCCCCCAAattattcccccccctccccagcatcggTCCCCCAGTTTACCAACTGCCCCACCATGGTGATACTGGTGGGGTTGCCGGCCCGCGGCAAGACCTACATCTCCTGCAAGCTGACTCGTTATCTTAATTGGATTGGCATGCCGACACGGGGTGAgtaaatttttttgggggggagaatTAATGGGGGGTGTGGGAAGCCACtaaccatcccccccccccccaaaaaaaaattagtgtttaaCGTGGGGCAGTACCGGCGCGAAGCCGTGCAGAGCTACAAGAGCTACGAGTTTTTCCGTCACGATAACGAGGAGGCCATGCAAATCCGCAGGTTAgggaaaagctgggggggggggggggaggggttggtgggtttttttgaggggggggggcacATCTCAtagccccttcccccccaaaaaaattccCTCCTCTAGGCAATGCGCACTGGCCGCCCTCAGAGACGTCCGCACCTATCTCAGCTCTCAGGAGGGACAAGTGGCGGTGAGACGCgcctccccccccagcttccaAAAATCACCCCCTCAGGGGCAAAATACACcctatttttttttggggggggtggggggtggggtgtgtgcgTCCAAattacccccccaccccccccccccaggtgttCGACGCCACCAACACGACGCGGGAACGCCGGGCCCTGATCCTGCAGTTTGCGAAGGAGAACGGTTACAAGGTGCTGGTGCTGGAatttaggggctgggggggcgggggggggggggagaattaGGGTATGGGGGGGGCACAAAGTATTTTGGGGGGGGCTTAGAGAATTGGGGGGGGTGGCAGCACTGCTTGGAGGGGTCTACCGGCCATTGCAGGGCACGGTGGCACTGCTTTGGGGGTGTTCACAGCATGTAGGGGACGGTGGCactgctttggggggggggggtctacAGCAGACTGGGGGGGGGGCAATGGCACTGTTTTGGGGGTGTTCACAGCacggtggggagggggacggcaGCACCACTTTGGGGGGGTGTCTAGAGCCCATCGTGGACAGAGGGGCACTGCTCTGGGGGTGGTCACAacatggggacagaggggcacTGCTCTGGGGGGTGCTCACAGcactggagggggggggtgggccATCGGtgaccccccccttttttcccccgcGCAGGTTCTCTTCGTGGAGTCCATCTGCGACGACCCCGCCATCATCGAGGAGAACATCAAGGTGAGAACCTGggcgggggaaaaaggggggaaagcgACAACGAGGTGAGAacctggggggggagggaagttgTTTCCCCCAAAATCCGTGcttgccccccaccctccccccccgcaaaaaagtgtgtgtgtccccccaacTGCCCCCAGCAAGTGAAGCTGAGCAGCCCCGACTACAAGGGCTGCgcccaggaggaggtggtggccgATTTCCTCCAGCGCATCGAGTGCTACAAAGCCACCTACGAGCCCCTGGACGAGCAGCTGGACAGGTGACACCAAACCCTGCATatgtccctcccccccccgcccccccagttTTGGTCTTGGGACCCCCCCTCGGCCTGACGTGGGGTCCCGTCCCCTCCCTGTCACTAGCGACCTGTCCTACATCAAGATCTTCGACGTGGGGGTGCGCTATTTGGCCAACCGGGTGCAGGGCCACGTCCAGAGCCGCACCGTCTACTACCTGATGAACATCCACGTCACCCCCCGCGCCATCTACCTCAGCCGCCACGGCGAGAGCCAGCTCAACCTGCGGGGACGCATCGGGGGGGACTCGGGGCTCTCCCCCCGCGGGCAGCAGGTTGGGGGGGGAGGACACAAGGCCGtgggggatgggggagggagggggcgagcAGGGAGAGAACGGGGCAAGGGGGGCACCAGGAGTGCGGCGGGAGGGGCAGGGGTTAAGGACAGGGGGCGGAGCGATGCGAGGCCACGCCCACCAGACTAATCCCATAGAGAGGCGGGGCTAAGGGAGGAGGCCACGCCCACCATTCATCCCAGATaaggacagggctggggggcaaGGGGGCGGGGATAAGGGGGAGGCCACGCCCACCAGACCAACCCCCAAATAGGGGCAGGGCTAGGGCCAAAGGGGTGGAGCTAAAGGGATGAGGCCACGCCCACCACCCACCTCACTCGAGGTGGGGGTAAGGGCAAGGGGTGGAGCTAAGGGGAGGCCACGCCCACCAGGGTGTCACCCCCCATGGGGGCAGGACTAAGGGGGTGGGGCTAAGGGAGGAGGCCACGCCCACCACTCACCCCAGCAAGGGATTGGGCACTGGGTAACAAGGGGGTGGGGCAAAGAGAGgccacacccccctccccaaagtgGGCAGAACCAACAGGCCAAACACCCACCATTTAAAGCAGGAGGGGGCACAGCCATGAGGTTGCCCCGCCCCTTTGTGGGCGTGGCCACCCTTagccccaccccccaccctcccagtACGCCCAGGCCCTGGCCCAGTTCATCCGCAGCCAGAGCATCCGGGACCTGAAGGTCTGGACCAGCCACATGAAACGCACCATCGAGACGGCCGAGGCCCTGGGGGTGCCCTACGAGCAGTGGAAAGCCCTCAACGAGCTCGACGCCGTGAGTCGCGCCCCCTTCTTCGTTTTGGGGGtgaaaaaaagacccaaaatCCATCccaacaacacccccccccccctttttcccccacagGGAGTCTGCGAGGAAATGACCTATGAGGAAATCCAGGAGCGCTACCCCAGGAATTCGCCCTCCGGGACCAGGATAAATATCGCTACCGCTACCCCAAAGGCGAGGTAACCCCTAAATCGataaaaacggggggggggggggaacggaaGGTTTGGGGGTcacccccccctcctcaccctgtccccccccgcccccagtccTACGAGGACCTGGTGCAGCGGTTGGAGCCCGTCATCATGGAGCTGGAGCGGCAGGAGAACGTGCTGGTCGTCTGCCACCAAGCCGTCATGCGCTGCCTGCTGGCTTATTTCCTGGATAAAAGCGCGGGTGAGGTTTCGGGGACGATTAGGGGACGTTTCGGAAGGGGGGGGACACGCATCACGcatcctccccccatcccacctcaccctcttttctttccccctccccacctcgaAGACGAGCTGCCCTACCTCAAATGCCCCTCCACACCGTCCTCAAGCTGACCCCCGTGGCCTACGGTGAGTCGGGGGGGGACGTTCCCCCCCTCCAAGAAAGGGGGCTGGCCCCTCCCCCACGTGTGCCCCAAAATGGGgacatccccccccaaaaaaataaaacctgtggcCTCCCCGGGGAGCCAGGCTGCGAGGTGGAATCCATCTTCCTCAACGTGGAAGCCGTCAACACCCACCGCGAGCGACCCCAGGTAAAgcgacacacccccccccccccccccccccatcaaagAACACCCCCAAAAAGAGGGAACAGACCTTACTTACACCCCCCCCCTTCCAAGAAATGAGGGGGGGTGTTACATTTtggggaacaccccccccccccaaaaaaaaacatctttgccCTGCAGAACGTCGACATCAGCCGTCCCCCGGCCGAAGCCCTGGTCACCGTCCCCAAGCATTACTGAGAAGGTGGGGGGGCCCCGCAAATtaaggccccccccccccaattaaaCCTTGCCTTAACGAAGCACTGAGCCTGGAGATTGTGGGGCTGCACCCCAAAAGGGTCTctttattttggggggtggggggcggaaaTCAGGGGGTGGCCTCGGCCTCGTTGTATTGGCTCGTCCAGAACGTCGGGTCCTTCCCTTGGatctgggggggggcgggggggggaagaaaaatgggGAAGGGTGTCAAATTGAGCCCGggccccctccccccttcccccaaaacccggggctgccccccaaAATGGCCTCACCTTGGCCACGAAGCGCAGCACGTCCTTCTTGGAGGTCTCCTTGGCCGCCCGCGGCCCCCACTGGTACTTGAATTCGGGGGGGTCCGTTAAGGGGATGGGGGTGATCTCTAGGTACCTgcaagggggtgtgtgtggggggggatgcGAGATGGTGAaatgcccccccccacccccgcaagCCCCAGCACATTTTGGGGGACCCCAGGGGGGGTGTCCGGCGCTCCCCGACCCCGTGACGGACCCCTCGAGTCgccagggtttggggggggggggggcgccgcattttttaggttttttttttttttctcttcggTGCGGTATAAACAGCCCGGCCGAGGCTGGCGCCGGTGCTGCTCTGTGCACACCGGGGTCTGaaaagcggggtgggggggggaaccaccccccaaaatccacccctcgcccccaaccccccctctTTCTCAACCCCCCTACCCCAAAAACCCCCTCTCCACCCCAAACTCCGAACCCAAAACCCCCTCTTCCACCTCCAAGCCCCACCCAAACCAccccctctcccatccccccccaccccaaaacccccctctCCACCCAGACACCcacctcaaccccccccccccagccccccccagacTCACTTCTGCCGCACAAACTCCTCCGTCACCAGCTTCTTGACATCCCCAAAGACCTCGTGTCGCTCCCTGAGGGTGGCGGGGGTTAACGAGGTGCAGCGGTAACGAGCCCTGTCCCCTCATTACATGTCACGTCCCCTCCCCATCCATATCCTACCCTGGTTGCAGCCGGAGCCGGCGAAGGAATTCCAGACAGCGCCTGGAAAATGGGGTGTTAAGGGGCCGGGGGGACACGACACAAAACGGAAGTGCGgtacggggtttttttttggggggtgggggctcACCGTCTTTGACAGAATTGCCCTTCATGAAGATGAAGCTGAGGATGACGATGAGGAGCCCCAGCTTAGCTGTCTGGTTGTCCCTGTGGCAGGCGGAGAGGGCTGTCACCCACCTGAACCGGGGGACACGCTCTGATGGAGTCtgccccccgccttcccccggctAAAATCCCCCAGAGGCCCCCCACCTGCGCATGTTCTCCCCCTCGGCGCGGGGCAGGTCGCTGGTGAGGATGTAGATGTGGTGTTTGGTGTCGAtctccaccagctgcagcccAAAGACCTGCGGGAGGCGAAGGGGTTAGTCTAGCAGGGGGTgcgtcccccccccaaaaaccacccctccccacccccttcttTGCTCTTTGCCTCCCCCCTCACCTGCTGCAGGGTCCTGCCCGCCCGGTTGACAATCTCTGAGTAGACATCTTTGTATTCCCGGATGACTTTCTTCAGGATATCtgtgggagaaagggaaaggaatcGCCTAGATGTCAGGGCCCCCCAGGGACAGTAAGGTTTTTGGGGCTCCCACACCTTTGGCAGGGGAATTCTCTAAACTCACCTGCCCTCTTGATGGGGATCTTCTTCTGGTCTTTCACAAGCAAGAACTGAACCAGCTCACTCACctgcagggtggggaagggggaaaggccGAGAGGTAAGTGATAATAGAGGAGCTCAGATACATCTCTCCAGGAGAGCGGTagcagaagagggagaaaagagggtGGCCCTCACCCCACCTTCTGATTTACTTGATCCTGCGACCGCCTCTCCAGGTTCCTCTGCACCTGGCTGTGCGTCGGCGTCTGGGTCAAGTTGAAATcttcatccccatcatctccctgCGGGGGAAAAGCCAAAGGAGATGCTGGACCCCACAcgcagagggggaaaaggggagggaaaagggaggaagagtgggagagggaaggcgtGGAGGGGGGGCCGCCCCTTACCTGAGAGAAGCCCGACAACCTACACCGCTTTCTCTGGGACATTTCTCACGCCGGTTCTGAGGGAAAAAGAAGCACCGGGTGAGATGAAACGGCGACTAGGCCGCCCCCATCACCCTCCCCCGCATTCCCGGCTCACTTTCCCCCCTTCAACCAGGCCACAGACCCCTCCCGGGGCCCGTTAAAACGACCCGCCGCCGTTACCCGTTTCCCCCTCCGGCCGCGCCTGCGCGCCCTCCCCTTCTGCGCATGCgcccgcggcggccccgcccaccccgccTCAGCCAGCCCCGCCTCCCATTGGCCCGCCCACCGCCCTCGTCCCGCCCACCCTCCCCTCTTCGCGCCGCCATTGGGCCAGCGCCCGCGCCAGCCCCGCCCCCTCGCACGTGCGAAGGCTCCCctcaggtggggaaaaaaggcgGGAAAAGCGtcccccaacacacacacttttccCCTCGGGGCCACAAAATGGCGGCCGCGCCGCTCGGCTTCAACCgtttaaaaacaagataaaaacaccccaaaaggaCCCAAAGTAGCCGGTTTAACcaaaataaaggtatttaaagCACCTGTGCTGACCCCGCCCCTCGTAACGCACCAGCAGAGCCCTTCCCTCAGGGGGAAGAAGAGGCGACAAAATGGCGGCTGCGCCTGAGGGGGCGAACTCCCCTCAGCCCGGCCTGGgagacggggaggggggaaacctgCGCCCCATGGCCTCATGGAGGACTTCACCACCCGCTTGCACAGCCGAGCACGCCGTGGGGGGTAAGGCGAACAATTTAATGGggatattgttcttttttttgggggggggggggtgtgcacaAGGGGTTTTGGGGAGCACTGGGTGCGGCGGTGGGGGTCTCGGGTGCTCTGCAGGTTTTGAGGGGGGCTTATTTGGTGTCAAGGGGGGACATAGGGTGCCTTATAAGCGATGGGAAGGTTAGGAGGTGGAAACAGGATGCTCTAAATAATAGGGAGCACCCTAAATAATGGCAGGTGCCCTAAATATTGGGGGTGCACCCTCCTCTCTGACTGTCCCCCCCACAGCGGAGCCCCCGCTTGATCCCAGTTTTGGGGTTTACTGAGCCGTTTTTGGAGCTAAGTGTTGCCTCGGCTGAGTCAGCTGGAAAAACGGGATGTCTCTCCCCAAACTGTGGGGTCTTACATCCCCATtttccctgccccccaccccaaactgaTGGGGTGAGGCCCCCAAAAATCCCCGTGGGGATTTGGGGGGaccctctccatccccccacaAGCCTCCGTGATCCAACCTCCTGGTTGCAAGACGCCCCCCTCCCGCCCAAATCGCACCTCCCGGACGCACCCCCACCCcgtgttttatttcaaaaagggcttttttttttttttttttttttttttaaattattttaaccatttatcacttaaaaaaataatataataaacgCCTCGTCCTCAGAACTGCATGGCCGCCTCCAGCGTCTCCGAAAGCTTCGTGGCGATTTTCTCTGCAGGACGGGGGAGAGGAAATCAGGAGGATTTTGGGAGCACgaggaggttttggggggggtgggggctgggtcAGGGAGGTCTTAGGGGGTGGGGAAAAAGGGGTTATTTTTGCTCACCCGctcttttttgcagttttttcctccttttgctggCAGCCCGTAGCCCTGGCCCTGGAGCAGGGGTCGAGGGCGGCCACCTCCTCCAAACGGGGGCACGgggtgccaccccctccccgcagccccctgtcTTCACCCGGGGCTTCAGCTCCACCGTCACCGCGccgagctggggtgggggggggaatcaaaGATAAATCcatcacccccccaaaaaaatcccatcccTCAGCAAAACCCCAATTCTTTCCGCACCTCCAGGTCGCCCTCCTCATCCTCCATGGCTGTTTCTTCCTCCCCGCCggatttttcctcttcttcctccgcctcggggacacacggggacagccCGATGCCCGTCACCGTCGCTGGTACAGCTGTAGGAAGTGGGAagtgagttttgggggggggggggggggggtcagggtgcaaAAGAAGGCGGGGGGGGATCTCCCCACTTCTCACCCGCCAGCGCTTCGGCGTCCCCCCTCTCCAGCGCCTCCAGGTCCAGCGCCGGCCCCAGCGCTGTCAGGATTTGGGCCTCCAGCTGCTCCCCCGTGTTTCAGGGGGCGGGTGTAGTAGGAGATCTTCCCGCTGCGGTGGaaaaggccggggggggcagggtgtggggacaccccccccaaaaatgggTCATGGAGTGGGGAAACCCCTTCAGACCCAAAAAAAGTGGGTCAGGGTGTGGGGAGACTCCCCCTCAGCCACCTCCAAAAGGGGGTCAGGGAGCGGGGAgacccctcccagctccccaaagGGGGCTAGGGtgtggggagacccccccccccccccgcaaaaacaTGCCAGGGAGTAGGGAGTCCCTCTGAGCCCCCCCCCAAATAGGTCAGCGAATAGGGAAACCGCCCCAAAAGGGGGTCAgtgtgggggcagcccccccaaAAGGGGGTCAGGGTGTGGGGAgatccccctcacccccccccaaaagtggGTCAGGGAGTAGGGCGatcccccaagcccccccaaaaGCAGGGAGACCCCCctcacccaccgccccccccccccaaaagcggGTCAGGGAGTAGCAAGACCCCCTCCGGCCGCCCCAAAAGCGGGTCAAGGaggggggagacccccccccccaccacctggTCCAGTCGCGCAGCAGGGCCACGGCGGCGGCGTGGGGGTCCGGCAGCCCCCCAGGACGGAGCCGGCCCTGTCGCCGGGCCAGGTGGGACAGGAACTGCCGGGGGTCGGCGCAGGGGGGCACCCCGTAAAGCTCCCTcagctgggggggacacacacacagcgGGTCTGTcaccgccccccccatccc
This Chroicocephalus ridibundus unplaced genomic scaffold, bChrRid1.1 SCAFFOLD_676, whole genome shotgun sequence DNA region includes the following protein-coding sequences:
- the HSD17B10 gene encoding 3-hydroxyacyl-CoA dehydrogenase type-2: MAAIRSVKGLVALVTGGASGLGRATVERLVDQGARVVLLDLPTSPGGQLAKELGDRCAFAPADVTSAEEVGAALSLAQKEFGRLDLTVNCAGVGIAVKTYNSKKDKVHQLEDFQRVINVNLVGTFNVIRLSARLMGHNKPDPDGHRGLVVNTASVAAYEGQVGQAAYAASKGGIVAMTLPIARDLAPLGIRVVTIAPGLFSTPLLAGLPEKVRNFLGQQVPFPSRLGHPGEYAHLVQALAENPMVNGEVVRLDGALRMQP
- the LOC134509788 gene encoding LOW QUALITY PROTEIN: 6-phosphofructo-2-kinase/fructose-2,6-bisphosphatase-like (The sequence of the model RefSeq protein was modified relative to this genomic sequence to represent the inferred CDS: inserted 2 bases in 2 codons), which encodes MAAASGQLTQTPLQKVWVPLRSHRLRRGSSVPQFTNCPTMVILVGLPARGKTYISCKLTRYLNWIGMPTRVFNVGQYRREAVQSYKSYEFFRHDNEEAMQIRRQCALAALRDVRTYLSSQEGQVAVFDATNTTRERRALILQFAKENGYKVLFVESICDDPAIIEENIKQVKLSSPDYKGCAQEEVVADFLQRIECYKATYEPLDEQLDSDLSYIKIFDVGVRYLANRVQGHVQSRTVYYLMNIHVTPRAIYLSRHGESQLNLRGRIGGDSGLSPRGQQYAQALAQFIRSQSIRDLKVWTSHMKRTIETAEALGVPYEQWKALNELDAGVCEEMTYEEIQERYPXEFALRDQDKYRYRYPKGESYEDLVQRLEPVIMELERQENVLVVCHQAVMRCLLAYFLDKSADELPYLKCPXHTVLKLTPVAYGCEVESIFLNVEAVNTHRERPQNVDISRPPAEALVTVPKHY
- the LOC134509790 gene encoding LOW QUALITY PROTEIN: non-structural maintenance of chromosomes element 3 homolog (The sequence of the model RefSeq protein was modified relative to this genomic sequence to represent the inferred CDS: inserted 1 base in 1 codon) translates to MSQRKRCRLSGFSQGDDGDEDFNLTQTPTHSQVQRNLERRSQDQVNQKVSELVQFLLVKDQKKIPIKRADILKKVIREYKDVYSEIVNRAGRTLQQVFGLQLVEIDTKHHIYILTSDLPRAEGENMRRDNQTAKLGLLIVILSFIFMKGNSVKDGAVWXFLRRLRLQPGERHEVFGDVKKLVTEEFVRQKYLEITPIPLTDPPEFKYQWGPRAAKETSKKDVLRFVAKIQGKDPTFWTSQYNEAEATP